The genomic interval TAAGTCTAAAATCTTTAAAAATCTCTTCACAACTCACCACATACTCCCCCTTTTTAAATTGAGAGTTATTTTTTATAAATAGAGTAACATGTTCTCTATCTGAATCATTTAAATTACAATTTTCAAGAGAAATCAGAGCATCTGGTGCTATTACTTCAAAATTCATTCCAATTGGCAACCCAACTGTATTTGTATAATCATTATTATTAAAAAAATGATATTTTATAGTATCATCTAATATTTTAATATCAATTACTGGATTATCTGCAGTTAGCCTTACAACACAATTATAATTATCTCTTTTGGCGATAGAAATAAACCTGCTTAAGACATCCTCTTCATTACCTCTAAAAATTTCTACTTTGTTTTTTTTACAAAATGCTTCCAATATATCATTTTCAGTATTTGTAGAACTAGCAACTATGATTTTATTATCGAATTCTGAAAAATTTAATTCATCTAGTATCCATGACAATAACGTCTTATCACCACCTAAAGGAATCGGTAATAAAATTTTACCAGGCAATCTTGTAGATTTCATTCTTGCCTGTATAATAAAGGCAATTTTTTTATTTGATTGTCCACCCTCCATCTATAATGATATTTTGTCCTGTTATAAAATCTGACATTTCAGAAGATAGAAAAACAAAAGCCCCTGCAAGATCTTCTGGTTTTCCTATTCGCTTTAAAGAAGTTTTATTTTCAAGTTTTTTTATAAACATTTCTGATTTTTGAACTTCTAAAGAAGGGAATGGTCCTGGAGTAACTGAATTAACATTTATTCCTAAATTACCTAAAAAACTAGCATAATATTTAGTCAATTGTATAATTCCAGCTTTTGCTGCCCCATAATGTGGTGGGTTTAAAAATTGCTCAAAATCATCATATACATCAAATTGCGGAGCAACTAAACCATACATTGAAGATACATTAATAATTTTCCCTCCTTTAGTTTTAAAATAAGGTATAATCTCCCTTATACATCTAAAAACACTACTCAAAGTTCCATCTATACCAGTACTCCATTCATCATCTGTCATATCTTCTGGAGATTTTCCTTTACTATAAAACGCATTATTTATAAGTACGTCTATTTTATTGTTTTTTTCAAAAATATTTTTAAAAGTAATTTTTATATCTTCTGTACTAGAGATATCACAATACTCAAAAAAAAGACTATCCTTATGACTATCTCCAAAACAATTCAAAAATTTATTCTTATCACGACCTAACACATATACTTTAGCGCCATGATACAATAAACTTTCTGTAATAGCTTTTCCTAAATACCCATAACCTCCAGTTATCAGTATAACTTTTTTATCTAAATTAAATGTTTTAATCATTATGACATTTTAGGCCAATTCGATGGCATTAAAATTTGATCAGTAAAATCGAAATCCTGATCTGGAAGATTTCTACTAAGATCGATATTTTTTAAGTTATCCTTAAGCTGTTTTTCATCATTAACTCCCATAATTACAGTATCAATAAAGTCCAAAGACAAAACATATTTTAATAGTGATTTGGACAAATCTTGTCCTAAATCTAACTGAAGACTTTTTATTATTTCTTTTGTGTCATCAAAAAAAGACGGAAGTTTTTGAACATCAGTAAAAAAAAGACCTTGTAAAAATACAGAACGAGTATGTATTTCACACCCCATATTTTTTAATGCAATCAAACTATCCTTAAACCTATTATCAAAATAATTATACGGAACTTGTACTAAATCTGGGGTATAGCCTTTTTCTAATAGCTTATCTATTTCCTGAGGGCTATTCAATGAAAAACCTATTTTCTCAACTTTTTTATTACTTTTTAAAAACTGTAACTCCTCCCATAATGTTGGATTATTGAGTAATGATAATGGTCGATGTGATAAATATCCATAAATTGAATTTAGTTTCAAATTTGCTAAACTTTTATCAAATTCATTTTGGATATTTTTTTCAGAAATAAATTTTGATACAATCTTAAACTTAGTGAGATCATTATCCCCCAATACTTTTTCCGCATTTCCATATGCTGATGCAGTATCAATTATAGATATATCATATTTTTTTGCCGTTCGCAAAACATTTAAAACCTCATTTTGAGAAGTTTGACCTGTTAAATTTGATACTCCATATTGCATACCAAATTGAACTGATCCTAATCCTATTTTATTTAACGGAATCATAAAATGCAATTACTTTATCTATAACAAAATTTTGCTCTTCAATTGTTAAGGTAGGATACATCGGTAAACTTATGCATTTTGAATAATAGTTTTCAGAGATACTCAAATCAGTATCATTATTATATCCTATTTTTTTATAATAAGGTAATTGGTGAACTGGAATATAATGGATTTGGGCATAAATTTTATTTTGATGCAAATAATCATAAAGCCCTTTTCGATCTTCAACTTCTATTACAAAAAGATGATGCGCATTTAAAAAATTATCTGGTAAACTTTGAAATTTAATCTTTCCTTCAAAAGCTTTTTTATATCTTTTTGAAATCTCATTTCTCACTTCGACACCTTTCTCATTTCTTGATAATTGTGAGATTCCTAGTGCCGCCTGAAAATCAGTTATTCTATAATTATAACCTAATGTCTGCATTTCGTAAAACCATCCACCTTGATTTTCTGACATATTTTCTTTTGTTATTCCATGAGAACGTAAAAGGAATAATTTTTTATAAACTTCTTCAGAATTCGTAGTGACCATTCCGCCTTCTCCACAAGCGATATGCTTAACTGGATGAAATGAAAAAACAGCTGCATCAGCATATACTCCATTACCACAAAATTGTTTTTGATTTTTAGAATCAATAAAATATCCACCTGGAGCATGACAAGCATCTTCCAAGATCCAAAGTCCATGATCATCTGCTAATTTTCTAAACGCTTCTAAGTTTACTGGTAATCCCGCAAAATCTACAGGAATTATTCCTTTAAAGAAACCTTTAGGTTTACTTTCTATTAGTTCTCGTGTTTTATCAAGTGATAAAAGATAAGTATCTTGATCTATATCAGCAAACCAAACTTCAGCTCCTACAAAACGCGCGCAATTAGCTGAAGCTGCAAAAGTAATTGGAGTTGTGATTACTCTATCTCCTTCTACCAACCCTAATGCCATAACACCAATATGTAACCCAGCTGTTGCATTATTAACCGCTACAGCATATTTTGCACCAACAGATTTTGCAAACTTCTCTTCAAATTCTTTTATTTTCGGGCCTTGCGTTAAAAAATCAGATTTTAAAGTTTCAATTACAACTTTAATATCTTCATCTGTTATATCTTGTCTTCCGTAGGGAATAATTTTATTTTCCATTATACTTCAAAATTAGCATCAACATGTTCTTTTATTAAAGTTCTTAGCGTATCAACGGTTTCCCAATCCTCATTTGAACCAGAATTGTAATTAAACCCTTCCTCAACTTTCTTTGCATTAAAATGATTTAAATATTGCTCTAATTTAAAATTAGGAATTGAAGGTAATATTGTATAATATTTACCTAAGTCATAAGTGTAAAAAGAATCAGACGCAGTAATCATTTCTTCATGAATTTTTTCGCCCGGTCGAATTCCTATTACTTCAATTGGACAAAGCGGAGCAATTGCTTCAGCAACATCAGTAATTTTATAAGATGGTATTTTAGGAATAAAAATTTCTCCACCCCATGCATGTTCCATTGCATGCATAACCATATCTACTCCTCCCTGAAGAGAGATATTAAAACGAGTCATTGCAATATCAGTTATTGGTAATTTACCTTCTTTCTTTTTATTAATAAAAAACGGAATTACAGATCCATTAGATCCCATTACGTTTCCATATCTAACTACTGAAAATTTTATAGGATTAAATCCCTTTATATTGTTTGCTGCAACAAATAACTTATCAGAGGTCAATTTTGTAGCTCCATAAAGATTAATTGGCGCACAAGCTTTATCAGTTGATAAAGCGACAACATTTTTCACATTGGTTTGCATTGCTGCATGAATAACATTCTGAGCACCTCCTATATTTGTTTTTATGCATTCATCAGGATTATATTCAGCCAGATGCACATGTTTCATAGCTGCTGCATGGATCACATAATCTACTCCTTGAAAAGCTCTTACTAATCTTTGTTCATCTCTAACGTCACCCAAAAAAAATCGAATCTGAGGATAGCTGCTTAATGGATATTCCTGAGCCATTTGAAATTGTTTTTGCTCATCTCTAGAGAATATAATTACTTTTTTAACTAATGGGTAAGTACTAAAAATATGTTTTGTTAGTGCTTTACCAAGAGATCCTGTTCCTCCTGTTATTAAAATTGTTTTATTGTTCAACATATAATAGTTGTTATAAATATTAAAAAAAAGATTTAAATTAATCGTTTAACTATACGTTTAATAATTAAATAAATCAACATTAAAAAACCTCCTAAAAAACCTCCAAAGATTATACCTTTTGCTTTACCAAAGCGTTCTTTAAACAATGGCAATATAGGCTTATCTATTACTTGAATAAGGGGAGTTTCTCTACGCAAAGTAACTTTTGCTAATTCTGTTTGTTTTACCAGTTCTGTAAGGATAGCTGTATTAGCCTGAACATCTACCTGTCTTCGAACTGATGGCGCTTTCCGAACATTAAGAGCAGGATTTAAGTTAAAAGTATTATCATTAGCTACAGCAACACCCGTAATTGCCCCATTAAGCTCACTTCGAATAGAATCAGTTTGTCTTTGAAGTATATTCATGTTTAATCTGGCTTTTTTGCTTTTGGTATCTATGTAAAAATTTCCAACTTGTTGAACCAACCCTTCACAAAAATATTTTGAAAAAAGCTCATCGCTTGAAGAAACTTCAACAGTGATGATTGATATTTTTTTATCTTTTTGATCAACACTTAATCCCCCTTTTGATAATCTGTCAAAAATAATCCCTAAAATACTATCTTGAACACGATTAAAATTTTGACGCTGTGAATTAGGTAAAAACTGAATCTTTTTTAATTTCAAATCTTTATCCCATTTTTCTCTCCAGTCATTATTTTTAATATACATCTCAGCCAAAGAAATAGTCTTACCATCTACAGTAACAGGTGATAAAAGTGTTTTTTCAACCATATATCTTGATTTAAACAGCTCAGTTAAATTACTCCCAGAAAACATTCCCCCACCACTTCCGCCTAAATCTAATCCAAGTGTACTAGCCAAGCCTAATGCTCCACCAAATCCTCCTCCAGCTTTTTCATCTTCTAGAGCAAAGGATAATTTGGCCGTATAAATTGGCTTTTTTATTAGTGAGTAACCAATTCCTAAAAATGCTCCTAATATTCCTGCCAGCATTATAATTTTCCATTTAGAAAATAGATAGGCTGTCCATTCTTTTAATTTTATAATTAATTCTTTCAATGAAATTTCATCATTTTCAAAAGCAATATTATCCATTTAATTTATTTAAAAGCTGTTACTATTAATAATGCCAGACTAGTTAATACACTTCCAATACTAACCCATTCTCCTGTACTCATTTTTTTAGTTTCAGGTTTTTCAGGAACAACAATTTGTGAATCAGGTTCGACTGAAGGATATGCTCTGAAAAATAAAAATGATTTTGTTACATCTGCCTTACCATTTGGATATATAATATATGCCTTTCTCTTCCATCCTTTATTATTAACTCCCCCTACAGCATTAATGTAATATTTAAATCCTTTTCCGCTTCTATATGGAATTTCAGATGTTAATAATACATTTCCTGTCACTTTAACACCTTCATTATATACAGCTACTTCAATCTCATCGCCTGGAAATAATGTAACATTAGAATAATGATCTTTATCTTTCTCTATTTTTTCCCAGTTAATAGGAATTGTAGAAAATTTTATATCCGCTAATTTTTCTTTTAAAGAATCATTTTTAGATAAATTTAAATCTACACTTTCTAATTTTTCAATTTCTTCTTTCTTTATAGGTCTTTTAATTTTCATTCCTTCTATATTAGAAATTGAAGTTAAACCACCAGCCCTCAAAACTATGTCATAGACTTTTTCTTTTTTATTTGCTAAAACATATTTTCCTGGATAAACAACGGCTCCTGAAATAGTAACCATTTCTGGCTTTTCATAAACCGCTATTCTTCTAATATTTATAACATCAAAAGGTTTTAAAATAAAATTTTTAATCTGTTCATTGTTATCTGTAGTAATTTCAAGTTGAACTAATTCTACACGTTTTGGATCTGAATCATTTATTTTATCAGATTTAACCATTCTTGCAATTTCAACTCTTTTTGATGCAGAGCCAGTTAATCCTCCAACTTGTACTATTAGATCATTCAAGGTTAAATTTTCGTAATAATCGTAAACTCCAGGTTTTTTCACTTCTCCATCTATAGTAACTTTATATTCTTCTCTAAAATCCAAAATAGAGTAAACAGTTACTATATCTTCTCTCCTTAATTCAATATCTGCATTTATGTCTCCAGATAATGCTGCACTTAAATCTACATTTACTATTTCAGTTGTTAAGTCTGACTTTAAACGAATAATTCTAGCTCTTTTACTATATGCATCTTCTTTAAGTCCTTCTGCTCTTGTAACAATATCCGATACCCTCATTCCTTCTGTAAAAGAATAATAATCCGGTCTAAAAACAGCTCCTTCGATTTTAATTCTATTTTCAAATCTGTTTAGAATCTTTGTTACTCTAAAAACATCTCCAGATTGTGGTTTATAGATTGAAAAATCACTTTCATTTATATCATGAACTTTGAATTCTTTTCCTGTTTTTTGAGTTACATTTACAGAAGCTGTATAAGCAAACTCGTTAAACCCTGAAGCAAAGTTTAATAAATCTGAAAAAGTTTCGCCCTTTTTCATCTCAAAAATACCTGGACGTTTTACTTCTCCTTGTAATGTTACTCTTTGGCTGTAAGCCGGAATTCTTATAACATCATTATCCTTTAAGCTAACATTATCAGACTGATCTCCTTTAACTAAAAATCTATATATATCTATATTTTTAAAAACTTTATTATTGCGAATCAATTCAATATTTCTATAACTCCCATTCTTCCCTGGTCCTCCAGCTAGATGTAATGCATTATAAACTGTTGCTAGAGATGAAATTGAATAATTCCCTGGCTGCTTTCCTCCAACTACGGTTATTTTTATGGTACGTATTTGAGTTAGACTAACACTAACTTGTGACTGACCGGAGCGAACTGTACTATAAACTTTTGCAATTGCCGATTTTATCTTTTGTGTAGCAGCTTCAACTGACATTCCTGATACTGGTATTTGCCCTACATATTGAATTGTGATTTTACCTTCAACACTTACTGGAATACTTGCGTTATATTCTTGAATTCCATAAACACTAACTTGTAATTCATCTCCAGGACCTAATACATAATTCACTGGTGTAGCTAATTTTAAATCCGGTTCAAAATTAAGAGTTGGGTTATCAAAAAGTTCCGATCCAAAAATTAATGCATTTGCTGAATCTTTTACTTTTTCATTTATAATTTTTTCTTGTTTTCTCCCTGTATCTTTGGTAATATCTTGATTTTTTGGTTTATCAGCCAATTTAGCGGAATACATATTTAGCTTCGTCTTTAGCTTATCAAATTCTGCCTGGCTCATTCCTCTCGAAAGCGCCATAGGTTCAACTTGTTCAATTGTTGTATTATTACTTTTTAATTGTGCATTAATTTTAGCTAAATCATCATCCGTTAAATAATCTACATTTATGGTGCTTAGATCTTTAGATCTTAGTATATCTTGAGCGTTTACATGTAAGGAAGTAAGTAAAATCGTAAAGAGAATAAAAACGTATGTTATTTTTTTCATATTAAATTGTTTGATAAAAATAAATCTTATGAATATTGTTTTTTATAGTAATCTTTATAAGAACCTAAAGTCACATTTCGTAACCATTCTTCATTTTCAAGATACCAGTTTATTGTTTTTTCTAATCCTTCTTCAAAGGTTACAGATGGCTTCCATCCTAATTCTTTATTTATTTTTGAGGCATCAATTGCATAACGTAAATCATGACCTGGTCTATCTTTAACATATGTAATTAATTCATGAGAAGTGCCTTCTGTTCTACCTAATTTTTTATCCATTAAATTACACAAAAGCTTAACTAACTCAATATTTTTCCATTCATTAAACCCACCGATATTATAAGTTTCATGATTTTTACCTTCATGAAAAACTAGATCTATTGCAATTGCATGGTCTTCAACAAATAACCAATCACGAGTATAGTTTCCATCTCCATATACTGGCAATGGCTTATTGTTTATAATATTATTTATAAAAAGAGGAATTAATTTTTCAGGAAAATGATAAGATCCATAATTATTTGAACAATTAGTTAAAACATATGGCAAGCCATAAGTTTCACCATAAGCTCTGACAAAATGATCCGAACTAGCTTTTGATGCAGAATAAGGAGAATTAGGATCATAAGGTGTATTCTCTGTAAAAAGCCCTTCCCTACCAAGAGAACCATATACTTCATCTGTACTAATATGGTAAAATCTTTTTCCTTCAAAATTCCCTTTCCATTGATTTTTTGCAGCATTCAATAAATTCATTGTCCCAATAACATTTGTTTTTACAAAAGCTAACGGATCTTCAATAGAACGATCAACATGTGATTCAGCTGCTAAATGCAAAATCCCATCAAAATTATGTTTTAAAAAAAGATTATTAATAAATCTTTCATCAACTATATCACCTTTTACAAAAGTATAATTTGGTTTATCCTGTATATCTTTTATATTTTCCAGATTTCCCGCATAAGTTAATGCATCCAAATTAAAAATTTGATAATCTGGATATTTATTCACGAAACGTCTTACTACATGAGAACCGATAAAACCAGCTCCACCAGTTATAAGAATTTTTTTCATTTTGATTAATTTAATAAATCTGAATTTTGTTTTTCTAATTCACTATAGATATCTTTTACATCTTGTGAATTTTCTTTTTGTAAAATCAGATTTGCAGTATTAGTATGCACAAATATAGCATTTTGTAATCCTAAAAAAGTTGTATGAGTATCACAACCAATAACCATATTGCCATTTTTATCTACTGGATGTCCCTTTGCAACTAAATATTCATAAACAGACTCAAATGATCCTAAATCTGACCATGAAAATGAAGCTGGTACAACTTTAATTTTTTTACTACGTTCCATTACAGCATAATCAATACTTATTGATGGAATTTGTAAAGATAAATCTAAATCAAGAAAACCTTCTTTATGAGCTTCCCACACAGCTTTTGAACTTTCATATACATCTGGCTGAAACTGTTTCAATTCGTCTAAGAGTACACCTGCTTTGAAACAAAACATACCGCTGTTCCATAAAAAATTACCTCTTGCAATAAACTCTTTTGCTGTAGTTTCATTTGGCTTTTCCCTAAATGATATTACTTTATCTCCTTTTGATTCAATGTACCCATAACCTGTTTCTGGCTTAGTTGGAATAATCCCAAATGTAACAATAAACCCTTCTTGAGCTTTATTAATAGCATCCTGAATTGCATTATTATAATCATCCATTTTATCAATAATATGATCAGATGGGGTGATTATTAATATATCTTCAGGATTTGATGCAAATGCTGCAAAAGCAATAGCTGCTGCAGTATTTCTTGGTGTCGCTTCAACAATATTCACATAGTCTGTCTTTGTTTTATTCATCACTTTTCCACTTAAATGGTGATTATCAACATTTCCAACTACCATAACTTTATCTGCTAAATGGCTATTACGCTCAACAGTCATTTCAAACAAAGATTTATTTTCAAATATTTCTAAATATTGCTTTGGCTGGCTTTTACGAGAAAGAGGCCATAATCTGCTTCCTACTCCGCCAGTTAAAATTACATGTATTATTGATTTTTTATTTTCCATTTATTTAAATTTAAAAAGCAGAAAATCACAGTCTATTATCTGCGATTTCTCCTAAGACGCCTTTAACGTCATATAATAAACTATCATTTTTTTGCAACGCTGAAAAATTCAACCCTAAAAACTCGCTATGAGCTACTCCTAAAACTATAGCATCGAATTTTTCTGTTGGTAAAGAATTTTTAGTGTCTAATTTATATTCATTTTTCACCTCTTCCGGACTGGCTAGAGGATCAAATATTGTAACTACTATCCCGTATTCTTTTAATGCTTTTATTACATCTACTATTTTAGTATTTCTAACATCCGGGCAATTTTCTTTAAATGTGATTCCTAACATTAAAAGTTCTGCTCCATTAACTGAAATACCTTTTTTAATCATCAGTTTTACAATTTGTGAAGCAACATACTCACCCATGCTGTCATTTAAACGTCTGCCTGCTAAAATTATTTCAGGGTGATAGCCAAATTCTTGTGCTCTTTGGGCTAAATAATAAGGATCTACCCCTATGCAATGACCTCCAACAAGACCCGGTTTAAATGGTAAAAAGTTCCATTTTGTTCCTGCGGCTTTTAATACTTCCTGAGTATCAATATTCATTAAATTGAATATTTTAGCCAATTCATTAACAAAAGCAATATTAATGTCTCTTTGAGAATTTTCTATAACTTTTGCAGCTTCAGCTACTTTTATTGATGGTGCTAAATGCGTTCCGGCAGTTATTACGGACTTGTATAATGAGTCTACTTTTATTCCTACTTCTAGAGTTGAACCAGATGTTACTTTTAAAATTTTTTCTACCGTATGCTCCTTATCCCCCGGATTAATTCTTTCAGGCGAATACCCAACAAAAAAATCTTCATTGAATTTAAAGCCGGATATTTTTTCAAGAACAGGCACACATTGTTCCTCAGTAACTCCCGGATAAACTGTTGATTCGTAAATTACAATATCTCCTTTTTTTAAGACTTTAGCAACTGATTCACTTGATTTATATAAGGGAGTAAGATCTGGACGATTATTTCGATCTACTGGGGTAGGAACTGTTACAATGAAATAATTGCATTTTGAAATATCTTCAAGAGAATCTGTGCAATAGAGTCCAATTTTATTATCATGATCTGTAGTCAATACTTTTTGAAGTGTTTCTTTATCTACTTCTAATGTTGTATCAATACCTGCATTTAAACTTTCAACTCTTGCTTTGTTTATATCAAAACCAACAACTGAATATTTTGTAGCAAATAATCTAGCCAAAGGCAGGCCTACATAACCCAAACCTACAACCGCTATTTTTATGTTTTCTTCCAATTTTATTTTCAATTTATTAGTTTCAGTCAATAAAACTCACGGCTTCGCCTCTCTGAGTCCCCAAAAAGAGGTCAGATTTTCAAAATTTAATTTCGGCAAATATAAGATATTAACTCAATTTATTTATTAAAGTTTTCGCTAATACTTAGTAAACTATGGATTTCTAACAATTTTAACTTGTAAAGTTCTTATAATCAATATGTAGTAAAATGTTTACAAATAAAAACAGGAAACTTTAACTTAATTTTAATTATAATTATCCATGATACTGACATCAAAAAGTCTTATTTATATTTTATTTTCAACACACATCCTAAAGATTCTAATATCAAAATATAATGTGTATTTGAAACTTCCTGAACTATTGCATTTTGATTATTAAATGCACCCGATTCTAACTTTATTTTATCTCCTACTTGAAGAGATGTCACAGAAATATCGGCAATATTTGAAGATTTAAGACTCTTTTTAATAATATTTATTTCTTCATCACGAACTATAGCGGGTTTTCCTAACCAAAATAAGTATCTTACAACTCCTGGAATTTGAAAAACAGAGTTTCGATCTGCATCAGATACCTGCACAAAAACATATGAATTAAAAAGTGGAATTTCAACTTTCTTTTTTCTATCAGACCATTGCTGCACTTTAATTATTAAAGGACAGTAACATTCTATCCCAACCTGCTGAAGTCTTTCTGCAACTTTTTTTTCCCATTTCGGCTTTGTATAAATAACATACCAGTTCATATTTTTTCTATTGAAATAAATCTTTTAACCAACCTTTTTTCTTCATCCATATATCAAAGCCTATCTCAATACAAGCAATCTATACTTACGAACCTATTCCGTTATATACAAAACCAATAGATTTTAATTTATTTGCATCTAATATATTTCTTCCA from Flavobacterium sp. carries:
- a CDS encoding aldo/keto reductase — encoded protein: MIPLNKIGLGSVQFGMQYGVSNLTGQTSQNEVLNVLRTAKKYDISIIDTASAYGNAEKVLGDNDLTKFKIVSKFISEKNIQNEFDKSLANLKLNSIYGYLSHRPLSLLNNPTLWEELQFLKSNKKVEKIGFSLNSPQEIDKLLEKGYTPDLVQVPYNYFDNRFKDSLIALKNMGCEIHTRSVFLQGLFFTDVQKLPSFFDDTKEIIKSLQLDLGQDLSKSLLKYVLSLDFIDTVIMGVNDEKQLKDNLKNIDLSRNLPDQDFDFTDQILMPSNWPKMS
- the pseC gene encoding UDP-4-amino-4,6-dideoxy-N-acetyl-beta-L-altrosamine transaminase; its protein translation is MENKIIPYGRQDITDEDIKVVIETLKSDFLTQGPKIKEFEEKFAKSVGAKYAVAVNNATAGLHIGVMALGLVEGDRVITTPITFAASANCARFVGAEVWFADIDQDTYLLSLDKTRELIESKPKGFFKGIIPVDFAGLPVNLEAFRKLADDHGLWILEDACHAPGGYFIDSKNQKQFCGNGVYADAAVFSFHPVKHIACGEGGMVTTNSEEVYKKLFLLRSHGITKENMSENQGGWFYEMQTLGYNYRITDFQAALGISQLSRNEKGVEVRNEISKRYKKAFEGKIKFQSLPDNFLNAHHLFVIEVEDRKGLYDYLHQNKIYAQIHYIPVHQLPYYKKIGYNNDTDLSISENYYSKCISLPMYPTLTIEEQNFVIDKVIAFYDSVK
- a CDS encoding mannose-1-phosphate guanylyltransferase is translated as MENKKSIIHVILTGGVGSRLWPLSRKSQPKQYLEIFENKSLFEMTVERNSHLADKVMVVGNVDNHHLSGKVMNKTKTDYVNIVEATPRNTAAAIAFAAFASNPEDILIITPSDHIIDKMDDYNNAIQDAINKAQEGFIVTFGIIPTKPETGYGYIESKGDKVISFREKPNETTAKEFIARGNFLWNSGMFCFKAGVLLDELKQFQPDVYESSKAVWEAHKEGFLDLDLSLQIPSISIDYAVMERSKKIKVVPASFSWSDLGSFESVYEYLVAKGHPVDKNGNMVIGCDTHTTFLGLQNAIFVHTNTANLILQKENSQDVKDIYSELEKQNSDLLN
- the rfbB gene encoding dTDP-glucose 4,6-dehydratase, encoding MKKILITGGAGFIGSHVVRRFVNKYPDYQIFNLDALTYAGNLENIKDIQDKPNYTFVKGDIVDERFINNLFLKHNFDGILHLAAESHVDRSIEDPLAFVKTNVIGTMNLLNAAKNQWKGNFEGKRFYHISTDEVYGSLGREGLFTENTPYDPNSPYSASKASSDHFVRAYGETYGLPYVLTNCSNNYGSYHFPEKLIPLFINNIINNKPLPVYGDGNYTRDWLFVEDHAIAIDLVFHEGKNHETYNIGGFNEWKNIELVKLLCNLMDKKLGRTEGTSHELITYVKDRPGHDLRYAIDASKINKELGWKPSVTFEEGLEKTINWYLENEEWLRNVTLGSYKDYYKKQYS
- a CDS encoding SDR family oxidoreductase, which encodes MIKTFNLDKKVILITGGYGYLGKAITESLLYHGAKVYVLGRDKNKFLNCFGDSHKDSLFFEYCDISSTEDIKITFKNIFEKNNKIDVLINNAFYSKGKSPEDMTDDEWSTGIDGTLSSVFRCIREIIPYFKTKGGKIINVSSMYGLVAPQFDVYDDFEQFLNPPHYGAAKAGIIQLTKYYASFLGNLGINVNSVTPGPFPSLEVQKSEMFIKKLENKTSLKRIGKPEDLAGAFVFLSSEMSDFITGQNIIIDGGWTIK
- the pseB gene encoding UDP-N-acetylglucosamine 4,6-dehydratase (inverting); amino-acid sequence: MLNNKTILITGGTGSLGKALTKHIFSTYPLVKKVIIFSRDEQKQFQMAQEYPLSSYPQIRFFLGDVRDEQRLVRAFQGVDYVIHAAAMKHVHLAEYNPDECIKTNIGGAQNVIHAAMQTNVKNVVALSTDKACAPINLYGATKLTSDKLFVAANNIKGFNPIKFSVVRYGNVMGSNGSVIPFFINKKKEGKLPITDIAMTRFNISLQGGVDMVMHAMEHAWGGEIFIPKIPSYKITDVAEAIAPLCPIEVIGIRPGEKIHEEMITASDSFYTYDLGKYYTILPSIPNFKLEQYLNHFNAKKVEEGFNYNSGSNEDWETVDTLRTLIKEHVDANFEV
- a CDS encoding SLBB domain-containing protein yields the protein MKKITYVFILFTILLTSLHVNAQDILRSKDLSTINVDYLTDDDLAKINAQLKSNNTTIEQVEPMALSRGMSQAEFDKLKTKLNMYSAKLADKPKNQDITKDTGRKQEKIINEKVKDSANALIFGSELFDNPTLNFEPDLKLATPVNYVLGPGDELQVSVYGIQEYNASIPVSVEGKITIQYVGQIPVSGMSVEAATQKIKSAIAKVYSTVRSGQSQVSVSLTQIRTIKITVVGGKQPGNYSISSLATVYNALHLAGGPGKNGSYRNIELIRNNKVFKNIDIYRFLVKGDQSDNVSLKDNDVIRIPAYSQRVTLQGEVKRPGIFEMKKGETFSDLLNFASGFNEFAYTASVNVTQKTGKEFKVHDINESDFSIYKPQSGDVFRVTKILNRFENRIKIEGAVFRPDYYSFTEGMRVSDIVTRAEGLKEDAYSKRARIIRLKSDLTTEIVNVDLSAALSGDINADIELRREDIVTVYSILDFREEYKVTIDGEVKKPGVYDYYENLTLNDLIVQVGGLTGSASKRVEIARMVKSDKINDSDPKRVELVQLEITTDNNEQIKNFILKPFDVINIRRIAVYEKPEMVTISGAVVYPGKYVLANKKEKVYDIVLRAGGLTSISNIEGMKIKRPIKKEEIEKLESVDLNLSKNDSLKEKLADIKFSTIPINWEKIEKDKDHYSNVTLFPGDEIEVAVYNEGVKVTGNVLLTSEIPYRSGKGFKYYINAVGGVNNKGWKRKAYIIYPNGKADVTKSFLFFRAYPSVEPDSQIVVPEKPETKKMSTGEWVSIGSVLTSLALLIVTAFK
- a CDS encoding Wzz/FepE/Etk N-terminal domain-containing protein codes for the protein MDNIAFENDEISLKELIIKLKEWTAYLFSKWKIIMLAGILGAFLGIGYSLIKKPIYTAKLSFALEDEKAGGGFGGALGLASTLGLDLGGSGGGMFSGSNLTELFKSRYMVEKTLLSPVTVDGKTISLAEMYIKNNDWREKWDKDLKLKKIQFLPNSQRQNFNRVQDSILGIIFDRLSKGGLSVDQKDKKISIITVEVSSSDELFSKYFCEGLVQQVGNFYIDTKSKKARLNMNILQRQTDSIRSELNGAITGVAVANDNTFNLNPALNVRKAPSVRRQVDVQANTAILTELVKQTELAKVTLRRETPLIQVIDKPILPLFKERFGKAKGIIFGGFLGGFLMLIYLIIKRIVKRLI